A window of Nicotiana sylvestris chromosome 8, ASM39365v2, whole genome shotgun sequence genomic DNA:
ATTTTGTGTGTAGGAATTATCTGAAAGCAATTGGGGGCGAAAGGTGCGATATTAGAGCCAAaatagaggaaaaagaaaaagtttGATTTTTCAGCGCCACCTTTGGCGCTAGAGACAGAATGCACAATAAGCCAGCATGGGGTGCTGGGTTGGACGCTAGTGCCGAGAAAATTGTCGAACTTTgcccgggacaaggttatttcggtcCTAGACCTATCGAATGCGTATAAAAGCCAGACTAAGCTTATTTTTAGAGGATAGACGCCACTTTGAATAGAGAATACACATGGGAAACATTCAGGAGTAAGGATATCTCAGATTTCGTCATCTTttcttagtattttcaattatcTAACACTTATGAATTTATTTGATActatcatgagtggctaaaaccAATAGTTCtagggttgtgatttagccatgaatattgttgtttaatgTTGACTTAACTttgattataattcaccaatatatggttgtttcttctattatgtgattaattgcttaattgtctggccatcagttaggttctatttactatctatgctatgcttgggaaagccatgtttagattattagagaagaattgaagagagcatgatcttaactCTAATGGGGGCGGATTTGtagttaggataggaatatacctagtcatcGTACTTAATTAAATATCCTAACcttaatgcgttcttaatagattgatttcataggaatataggcgttaatctatttCGAATGGGCGAGTAGTACTTTAGGAGAAGGCTATGAGAGAAACTattcgattaattagcaaccattaGTAAATTGTATGAAACGGAGAGGTAACTAGAACACAATCggattggtgaatcgatcacaaccctagaatattgtctctactgaatacacaacaaccaTTTTACTGCTTAATAATTTAGTTACAACTTAGAATTATAATTTAGTATAATCACTTTCTTAAACTCAAATTTAGCTTGACTGAATAACAATCTTGGTGAATTTAGTGGGTAGTTGATACAAGTCTCTGTGAGTTTGACACTCgacttatcattttattacttgtacaATCACGTATATTTGCATGTGTGTTTGGGGAGCATCAGTCTCACTCTTAGAAGTCGATGCATCACAAGGAAAAACCTCCAATCATTGCTCCTTTGCGATCCCAGAAAAGAGAAATTAGAAGACTCATCGAGCACTACAAAAGAAGAAGTTGAAGGACAAGGAAGATCATGCAACTTCACATCTATTTCTACACCTTTCTAGTTCCTAGTACAAACACTGTATTCCCGAGTCTACAAGTATCGCAAAAGATAGGAAGAGTTAGAATACAAAACAAGAGGTGTGTCAACACTAAAAAACATTATTGTTGTATGTCGTTGGTGGTGAACGTACTAAAACCATCACTATTATAAAAATTTATTGAAGTTCTAAGAGAACCCTTATGATCCAAGGTAACTGGACGTACGTACCACACCGGTATTGAACCAGTATAAAATTATTGTGTCATCTTTACTTTTCCTTCTACACAATTTAATTCTGTTGCAATTGATCCTACTGTAAAGTTAGTCAACTAATTCCTTTCTTAGTGAATTAAGCTTTACAATTGGCTATAATACACCCCCTCCTGTACCTTTAGAAATGGTATGTTAGATGCACTACTACAACGGTATACGTCGCAATTACTTTGGCTATTAGTACCATCTATTGTTTTAAATGCATGTAACATTCTTGAAGCCcactcattttctttaaaactACTATCTCTGTTGGAAAGCTCATGTTTCGACTTTCTTATATCGGCTACTAAATTTGACACCCTAAGGTCTCCTTTGTTGTTGTA
This region includes:
- the LOC104238105 gene encoding acyltransferase Pun1-like; its protein translation is MRDLKDLVATESGVENPTTTGLVNALVYKCAAIVNLGSSHEQSWLVLLSDIRKEISHSVPPTSIGNILTIFTSPIYNNKGDLRVSNLVADIRKSKHELSNRDSSFKENEWASRMLHAFKTIDGTNSQSNCDVYRCSSASNIPFLKCSMSLLISLFWDRKGAMIGGFSL